From the Candidatus Nanopelagicales bacterium genome, one window contains:
- the rimP gene encoding ribosome maturation factor RimP, producing MAAIDAARVRAALTPVADRLGLDLEDVSVKRAGRRSAVVVVLDKDGGLDLDAIAQASKVVSEALDDSGATEDLPYVLEVTSPGVGRPLTHARHWRRAADRLVQLSLSDGSTETGRVQGATDSTVAVVVDGQLRTFEFAQISRAVVQVEFAKKKDS from the coding sequence ATGGCAGCGATTGACGCGGCACGAGTGCGAGCGGCTTTGACGCCGGTTGCCGATCGACTCGGGCTCGATCTGGAGGATGTGTCGGTCAAGCGGGCCGGTCGTCGAAGTGCGGTAGTCGTGGTGCTCGACAAAGACGGTGGCCTCGATCTGGACGCAATTGCGCAGGCATCAAAGGTGGTGTCGGAGGCGCTCGATGACTCTGGCGCTACTGAGGATTTGCCCTACGTGCTGGAAGTGACCTCGCCGGGGGTGGGCCGGCCGCTGACCCACGCTCGACACTGGCGACGCGCAGCCGACCGCCTGGTGCAACTGTCGCTCAGCGATGGTTCCACCGAGACGGGTCGCGTCCAGGGCGCCACTGACTCCACCGTCGCCGTCGTGGTGGACGGTCAGTTGCGAACATTCGAGTTCGCGCAGATCTCGCGCGCTGTTGTCCAAGTTGAGTTCGCCAAGAAGAAGGATTCCTGA